The Pedobacter cryoconitis genome has a window encoding:
- a CDS encoding acylphosphatase — MKQIIIRITGTVQGVGFRYTTKVVADQMGVRGIIKNEKDGSLYIEAEGDDTLLDIFEEWCNEGPDRAKIEKVEITPGELKNYRNFEIIKK, encoded by the coding sequence ATGAAGCAAATCATAATCAGGATAACAGGAACAGTGCAGGGGGTAGGGTTCAGATATACCACAAAAGTAGTCGCAGACCAGATGGGTGTGCGCGGAATTATCAAAAATGAAAAGGACGGAAGCCTGTATATTGAGGCGGAAGGGGATGATACTTTGCTGGATATTTTTGAGGAATGGTGCAATGAAGGGCCGGACCGTGCCAAGATAGAGAAGGTAGAGATCACACCGGGGGAACTGAAAAACTATCGTAATTTTGAGATCATTAAGAAATAA
- a CDS encoding NAD(P)H-dependent flavin oxidoreductase, with amino-acid sequence MSNRITSLFNIQYPIIQAGMVWCSGWKLAAAVSNAGGLGIIGAGSMYPEVLREHIRKIKQATVFPFAVNVPMIYPNVEEIMQILVEEGVKIVFTSAGNPAVWTGFLKSAQMTVVHVVANTKFALKAEACGVDAVVAEGFEAGGHNGREETTTMCLIPMIADAVRIPVIAAGGISSGRSMLAAMALGADGVQVGSAFAVAQESSAHVSFKERIVGAVEGDTKLRLQKLVPVRLLKNPFESVIASAEAEGADAETLKGLLGRARAKLGMFEGNLEEGELEIGQVSALLKEIRPAAVILEEIWQGFLKEKDRVSQF; translated from the coding sequence ATGTCAAATCGTATTACCTCTTTGTTTAATATTCAGTATCCGATTATTCAGGCGGGCATGGTCTGGTGCAGTGGCTGGAAGCTTGCTGCGGCAGTTTCAAATGCTGGTGGTCTGGGCATCATAGGAGCTGGTTCTATGTATCCTGAGGTTTTAAGGGAACATATCCGGAAAATTAAGCAGGCAACTGTTTTTCCTTTTGCAGTGAATGTGCCCATGATTTATCCAAATGTGGAAGAGATTATGCAAATTCTAGTTGAGGAGGGGGTAAAAATTGTTTTTACCTCGGCAGGCAATCCAGCAGTATGGACAGGTTTTTTGAAATCGGCACAAATGACGGTAGTGCATGTGGTTGCCAATACAAAGTTTGCTTTGAAGGCAGAAGCCTGTGGAGTGGATGCGGTGGTTGCGGAAGGGTTTGAAGCGGGTGGACACAATGGTAGGGAAGAAACGACAACGATGTGTTTGATTCCTATGATTGCTGATGCTGTGAGGATACCGGTTATTGCAGCAGGAGGGATTTCTTCGGGGCGCAGTATGTTAGCAGCTATGGCTTTAGGGGCAGATGGGGTGCAGGTAGGTTCTGCTTTTGCGGTTGCGCAGGAGTCTTCTGCGCATGTTTCTTTTAAGGAGCGGATCGTCGGAGCCGTGGAAGGGGATACCAAATTGAGGTTGCAGAAACTGGTTCCGGTCAGATTACTGAAGAATCCTTTTGAGTCAGTCATCGCATCGGCGGAAGCTGAGGGTGCGGATGCGGAAACATTAAAGGGCTTGTTAGGACGGGCAAGAGCAAAATTAGGTATGTTTGAGGGCAATTTAGAAGAAGGCGAATTAGAGATTGGCCAGGTTTCGGCATTATTGAAGGAGATCAGACCTGCTGCGGTTATTTTGGAGGAGATATGGCAGGGGTTTTTGAAAGAGAAAGACAGGGTTAGTCAGTTTTAA